Within the Deinococcus peraridilitoris DSM 19664 genome, the region CCATCTGCGGCGCAAATGACTTCATCGGCGAGCTGTTCGTGATGTCCCAGGCCCGCCACCACACGGACGCGATCGCGGACAGTGACCGTGTCGTGAGCTGCCCGATCAGCATGGAGGAGTACCAGCAACTGGCAGTGCGCGCCCCGCATTTCGTCGTGAGCTTCACGCAGGTCCTCGCCAGTCACCTGGCCTACTGTCACGACCAGCTGGGCCTGAGGTCACTCCCCCTCAAGGAACGCGTGATTCACGCCCTCGTGCACGAGGCCCGCCGATTCAGCCAGGTGGATGACGCCGGCTGGGCCCGCCTGGAACGCCAGCTCACCCACGAGGAACTCGCGTCACGCGTGAATGCTGCGCGCGTCAGCGTCTCGGAAGTCATGGCGGAACTCCGCGCGGCCGGAATGCTGCGCGGTCACCGCGGGAGGTACGAGCTGAACATCCCAGCTCTCGAACAAGCGGCTGAGGGCAGAGGGGCTCGCCTGGTATTTGCTCCGCAACGCGAGTAGAAACCACTGGCATGCCAGCGTCTCCCCTCCCCGTCCGCGCTCGCGTGAGGCATGCTGCTCACGTCAATCGCCCTGTTCGTCCTCGCGGCCCTCCCGGAAATCGGCGGCGGGTACCTGGTATGGCTGTGGCTGCGCGAAGGCCACTCCTGGTGGGTCGGGCTGCTGGGTGCTCTGGTGCTGATGCTGTACGGTGTCCTGCCGACCCTGCAACCGCAGTCCTTTGATTTCGCACGGACCTACGCGGCGTACGGAGGACTGTTCATCGTATTCTCGCTGCTCTGGGGGAAGGCCGCTGAAGGCAAGACGCCGGACCAGCCGAGCCTCTGGGGCGCCGGCATCGCTTTGACTGGTGCGCTTATCATCGCCTACTGGCCGCGCGGGTAGAAGTTCCCTCTCAAGCGCCACC harbors:
- a CDS encoding Crp/Fnr family transcriptional regulator — protein: MTSAWFVHDTELFQLLSDEDIRVLKEVCTYRTYHKGEALYRAGEEASALHIIVGGHVKLVTPSAGLQERVVAICGANDFIGELFVMSQARHHTDAIADSDRVVSCPISMEEYQQLAVRAPHFVVSFTQVLASHLAYCHDQLGLRSLPLKERVIHALVHEARRFSQVDDAGWARLERQLTHEELASRVNAARVSVSEVMAELRAAGMLRGHRGRYELNIPALEQAAEGRGARLVFAPQRE
- a CDS encoding YnfA family protein, whose translation is MLLTSIALFVLAALPEIGGGYLVWLWLREGHSWWVGLLGALVLMLYGVLPTLQPQSFDFARTYAAYGGLFIVFSLLWGKAAEGKTPDQPSLWGAGIALTGALIIAYWPRG